From the genome of Chionomys nivalis chromosome 19, mChiNiv1.1, whole genome shotgun sequence, one region includes:
- the Clic1 gene encoding chloride intracellular channel protein 1, whose product MAEEQPQVELFVKAGSDGAKIGNCPFSQRLFMVLWLKGVTFNVTTVDTKRRTETVQKLCPGGQLPFLLYGTEVHTDTNKIEEFLEAVLCPPRYPKLAALNPESNTSGLDIFAKFSAYIKNSNPALNDNLEKGLLKALKVLDNYLTSPLPEEVDETSAEDEGISQRKFLDGNELTLADCNLLPKLHIVQVVCKKYRGFTIPEAFRGVHRYLTNAYAREEFASTCPDDEEIELAYEQVAKALK is encoded by the exons ATGGCCGAAGAACAACCTCAGGTCGAACTGTTCGTGAAG GCTGGCAGTGATGGGGCCAAGATTGGGAACTGCCCCTTCTCCCAGAGACTGTTCATGGTGCTCTGGCTCAAGGGCGTCACCTTCAACGTGACCACCGTGGACACCAAGAG ACGGACAGAGACCGTTCAGAAGCTTTGCCCAGGTGGACAGCTCCCGTTCCTGCTGTATGGCACCGAAGTGCACACAGACACCAACAAGATCGAGGAGTTCCTGGAAGCCGTGCTGTGCCCTCCCAG gtaccCAAAGCTGGCTGCTCTGAACCCTGAGTCCAACACCTCAGGGCTGGACATATTTGCCAAGTTTTCTGCCTACATCAAGAACTCAAACCCGGCACTCAATGACA ATCTAGAGAAGGGGCTTCTGAAAGCCCTGAAGGTTCTAGACAACTACTTGACATCCCCCCTCCCAGAAGAGGTGGATGAAACCAGCGCTGAAGATGAGGGCATCTCTCAGAGGAAGTTCTTGGATGGCAATGAGCTCACCCTGGCCGACTGTAACCTGTTGCCAAAGCTTCACATTGTACAG GTGGTGTGTAAAAAGTACCGAGGCTTCACCATCCCAGAGGCATTCCGTGGAGTTCATCGGTACTTGACCAATGCTTACGCTCGGGAAGAATTCGCCTCTACCTGTCCAGACGATGAGGAGATAGAGCTGGCCTATGAGCAAGTGGCCAAGGCCTTGAAATGA